The DNA sequence gaaatgggtttccctaactgtggaggggagaCAGATGGCACACATCTttcaattttggcaccagaccaccttgcgacGGCGTACATCACTAGGAAGGGGTACTTcaacatagtgttgcaggtgcctgtggatcactgtgggtgtttcactgacatcaatgtggggtggtctgggaaggtgcatgacgcacacatGTTCAGGAACAccagcctgtacagaaagctgcaagcagggattttctttcctaaccagaagattacagtggggggtgttgaaatgcccatagtgatcctgcgGGATCCTGCGTACCCCTTacagccatggctcatgaaaccttataTGGGACACCTGGACATcttgaagaaaaaataataaagatgatTTACCATtataaaagttttcttttattgcacaagaaacTAACTTCATCCTCTGGGTTAGGTCCTCTTTCTGCCACCTCCGTGCCCTATGAAGTATCCATGCGGCTCTGGGTGATGGAGGTGGGGTCATCACCAAGGATAGCATCCAGTTCCTTATAGAACCAGCAGTGAAGCACCTGAGGGACGGTTTGCCTCCCTCGTATTATGGTACACCTGcttcagctcctttatcttcgctctgcactgcagcgtgtcccgCTCATAGCCCTTTTCATATAAGCTTTGCGAAATTAAAGCAATGAAATGAAGCAtggtgtctacacttgcacttTGTCAACAAAAATGTAGAGGAAAAAGACATAACTCTCTCGTAAGGGTGGATATATTTTGTCTCTAAAACCGGGCATTTTCCTCAATAAAAGTCGCTTCACCGTTTGGATCGACAAATGCCAGTTTTGGCAACAAAGTGGAGACACAGCCTTCATGATGGTAATGGGAGAAAAGGTGATTCCTATAATCAGGAATGGGAAGACTGCCAGTGAGATACTTCTTGTACTACAAAGTGGGCCATGCCATTGCAATGTTTGACAACCCCTGCTCTGAATGCAATGCAGCAATTCCTCTGGAGTTTTAGCAGATGGCATCTTTGACTTGCACAGTTTTTGCTGTCTCCAGGGGTTATTGTATTAGTGGGAAGAGTAGCAATCTCTCATTTTTGGAAGATAATCTTGATTTGGTAAAGAATGCTTTATGCTTAATTGTGCATGCAGTCtaattcctgctgctgcttgtgtaAACACTACACACAGGGTGACcatatagcaagtgtgaaaaatcgggagagagggtggggggtaataggcacctgtgtaagaaaaagccccaaatactgggactgtccttatacaactgggacatctggtcaccctaactacacacAAGTGGAGAAATCCAGGCACTGGGGATATGCGGAGCGGGGTTAACTAGGGCAGGCGGACGCCAACTCTGATGACTGCCATGCGCTGTGTGTTAACACCCGCTCCCGGGGCTTGGGGAAGGCCGGGACAGGGGGAtggaggcagtgggggggtcgAAGGGGCGGCTGCCCCGCTCGGGAAGCCGTTAGTTAGCGCCTGTCTCCAGCGGCCCGAGGCCAGTGCTGAAGGGGCCGCGCGCGCGGGCGGCGGTTGGCGGCCGttccccaccggccctgctcggACGCCGCGTCTCCCCTGGGCCATGACCCGGGACAGCCCGGGCGGGGGCCCGCCCCCAGGGGGGCGGCTGTCTCCCCGCAAGGCCCCGGCGCCGCCCGCCGGCAGCCAGGCCCAGCACGACGAGCACAAGCGGGAGCTGGAGGCGCTGCGGGCCGAGCTGGACGGGGAGCGGCTGCGCTCGCAGGAGAGCCGGCGCCGCTTCGCCGCCGAGGCCCGCGAGCTGCGGGAGGCGGCCGAGCGCGACCGCCAGCTGCTGGCCGACCAGCTCCGCTCCAAGTGGGAGCAGCAGCGGGCCCGGGAGCTGCACCAGCTGCGGGAGCTGAGCCTGCGGGAGCGGGAGGCCGAGATCCGCCAGCTCATCCGCTGGAAGGACGCCGAGCTGCGCCAggcccaggagctgctccagcGGGAGCGGGACGCCGCCGTGCGGCAGGCCCGGGACCTGCAGCGGCAGCTGGCCGAGGAGCTGGTGAGCCGGGGCTACAGCAGCACCCGGGGCTGCCCCGCGGGGCTGAGCAGCGAGGGCCGCGGGaagctgcaggaggtgctgggcaaGCTGCGCTGGGAGACCGATGGCGACCAGGCCGCCCGCATCCGCCACCTCAGGGCcgagctggagctggagcggagcctcTTCCTCAAGTACATCCTGGAGCGGTTCGAGGGCGAGCAGCAGCCCGCCGGCTCCCCGCATAGGGCCCGGCACGGCCCGCTGCCCCGCCTCAGCAGGGGCCTCCTGGAAGGGCCGAGGCCCCGCTCCTTGGAAAGCCTCATCGCCGCCGCCTCCCCGGATGGGGGGGCCGCCAGGTCTCGCTCGCTGGACAGCAGCCTAGCCAAGCCCGAGTCTTCGCAGCCAGGGCACCAGGCCCCGCTGGAGGGGAGCCCCCCGCAGAGCCCCTGCCCGGGGCAGCAGCCGGCCCAAAAGGCCTTGGAAGAAGATGCCCACCCGCAGGAAGGAGCTGCCAAGGAGCTCCCTCTGAAGCCCACCAGTAAGGAGTGGCCCCTGGAGTGCTTGGACTCGCCTCCTGAAGGGAAGATGGGCAGCTGGGGGTCTGCAGGAGAGGGTGGCACCCAGgcagtggggcagcagcaggagtggCTCTCTGGCAGCAGTTACAGCCAGCTGGTGAAGCAGAACACCGACCTGCTAAGTGCCCTGGAGGATCTAGAGCAGCGATGCACAGCCCTTAAGGAAGAGAATGGCCTTCTGAGGAGAAACAGCTTTCCTGAGATGCAGGAGAAGGTGAAGCGGCTCAAGAGGAAAAATGCAGATCTGGCTATCATTGCCAAGCGATTGGAAGAGAGAGCCAGGAAACTCCAGGAGTCCAACCTCAAGGTGGTCAATGCCCCAATGCCAGTATCCCTCAAAGGCTCCAGTGTGGAACTGTGCAAGAAAGCATTTGCCCGGCAGCGGGCTAAAGACCTGAGTGAACAAGCTAGCATCCTTCTGGCCAAAGATAAACAGATAGAAGCCTTGCAGAGAGAGTGTTGGGAGCTGCACGCCAAACTGGCCACAGGCAAGGAGGGCTCATGCTGGCTCAATTTAAGTGACTTTGATCGTTTGTTGCGGGAGTCTCAGAAAGAAGTGTTACGATTACAGAGACAGATCACACTGAAGAACCTGAAAGAGTCTCTACAGTCCTCCAAAATGGGTCCAGACAGTTCTTCTCCAGCCGCTACCATGTGCCTAATACAGGAAACACTTGCACCAAACATTGATGCAAGCTTAGATGGTTCATCTTTGCCAAAACACACACCACCAGGATCAATCACTTTGGCAAAGGATATTAAGTCAGTAGTACTACCTTTGGGAAATGTGTCTGAGGAACATGAAAAcatccctttaaaaacagacccAGACAGCAAAAATCAAATACAGCATTTGGAAGTAGAGCTTAGTAAGAAATTTAAGCAGTGTGAAAACCTTGAACAAGAAATggagaaaaagcagaaaaaatgtgAAGAGTTGGAAATGCAGCTTCAGGAATTGTTGACTGAAAATGCCAGAATGGCTGAGGAAAACACTCAACTCAGTGGGAAAACTAAATGGACAGAAAAGGTTGAATCTGAAAATGCTGCCCTGAAggtgaaattaatgggagtgaCAGAGGAGTGGAATTCTGCTGTCCAGTTGACCAAAGGACTTCAAACCAAGGTGGAGGATTTAGAGCATGTACTGAAGGACATGAAAGAAATGGCAGAGAGAAGGCAACAGTTGGAGGTTGACCATGAGGAAACACTGTTAGTACtgcagaagaaagaagaggaggTCAAATATTTGCAGCAGGCCCAGGTAGAAGCAAAAAGGGAACATGAAGAGGTAGTACAGCTGTTAGAAGCCCAGGTGAGAGAATTGGAGAATCAGTATCACAGTCAAACTGAACATTTTAATCTTCTGTCTCAGGAACTGgaacaattacaaataaaaaattcTGACCTTCTGTCTTCAGACTTGCCACACGCTACATGCTGTTCCTCAGAAGACTGCCATGCTCTTCAGTGTAGTAAGACTATTAATGATGTAGACTTTGTATCCACTCCTGCTGCTTTTAAGAAGCAAAGCAAGAAACCGGAGTTCCAgtcaaactcctcaaaatcagaATCCACACAGTACAGTCCTAAgtcctgccccactccagagggGGATAGTGGAAGTGAGATGGATGAATTGGAGACAGACAAATTTTCCCTAATCTTGGAGCCTGAGAGACAAGGCCCTGCAAAACTTCAAGTGTTTTTAGCTCGATACAGCTATGACCCTTTTGATGGTCCTAATAAGAACCCTGAGGCAGAGCTTCCACTGACAGCAGGAGAATACATTTATATCTATGGAGAGATGGATGAGGATGGCTTCTTCGAAGGAGAGctgatggatggcagaagagggCTGGTTCCCTCTAATTTGATAGAAGAAGTTTCAGATGATGACCTCATTACCTTTGTGCCTCCAAAGACAAGTGACCTCTCCCATACTTCAGATCATGAAATGAGTTTCCTCAGCAGAAGTGCTAGTAGTGGAGAAAAGAGTGATTGCCATGATGAAGAAATCAGTGTCAATCTATTGCCTAATAGATTAGAAGGAGACATGGAAATGCCTGATCATACAGCGGTGCCTTATCCCAGAAATTTGACTCTAATCAAATTGTTTGCAAGAAGTGTTGTTATAGGCTGGGAGTCACCACTCATGCCAGCTGGCTGGGGAGATGTGCAGAGTTATAACATATATGTCGATACAGAACTTTGCCAAAATGTGAGGTCTGGTTGTCAGACTCAAGCAGCAATTGAGAATCTGGATTTAAAGATTAAGGCATATCGGATCTCGGTACAAAGTGTGACAGAGAAGGGAAACTCGGATAAGATGCAATGTACCTTCCTTGTAGGGCAAGGTTTCCATTTAGCACCAGCACTTCTGAAACTTAGGAGCATCACTGCCACTTCAGCAGAGGTCACCTGGTTACCAAGCAGTAGCAACTACACTCATGCAGTGTACCTTAATGAGAAGGAGTGTGATGTGACAAAGGCAGGGATCTACTGGTACACTTTCCATAACCTGCAACCCAACACTCAATACAATGCAAAAGTGGAAACACAGCCTCAGAAGATGGTATGGGATTTGCCTCAAGAGAAATGGGAGCAGAAATCAGCAATGATTAAGTTCATTACTCCATCAGCGGGACCACCTGATGCTCCACTTGATGTCCAAGTACAGCCTGATCCCTCAGCAGGCATTCTAGTTATCAGCTGGCTACCAGTGACAATTGATGCAGCAGGATCATCCAATGGGGTACGAGTTACTGGTTATGCTGTGTATGTCAATGGACAAAGAGTAACAGAAGTTACATCTCCAACAGCTGGGAGTGCCATAGTAGAACTGTCCCAGTTAGAGATGCTACAAGGGTCTCAGAAGGTTTCTGTGAGAACTGTCTCCTCCAATGGAGAGTCAGTTGATTCTGTGCCAGCTCTGATTCCCTCAGCCATGTTGAATGTTCCCAGTTGTTGTTCATCATCAAAGTCTACGTCTACCAGCCTGACCTCTGAATTACCCCATGGGGAATTCATAGACTCTCAGCATGTGAAAATCCCTTTGATGCATTGCACATCTTCACCCTCTTCAGAGATGTTCATGGCCAGTCAGGATAACAAATTCACCATTCACTTCACCTCCAACTGTGGAGACTCAGTAGCTTCTCTGCCAGCAAGCATCCCTCGACACCagttgttctcctctcagagttCTTCCTTGATACATGAGCTTGCAATGTGCAACATTGGTGATAACATAGCAAGAGATAAAGATGATAAATGTTTAAAGTCTTATCAGCAGACAGCAGTCAGTGTGCAACCTTCAGGCCTTGTCTTTCCAACTAGATGGACTGAAGAATCAGTCAATTCCAGGATGTCAGCATTAAAAGAACTTACTGAAGACAGTCAGAGAAAGAGGATAAAAAAGCTCTTTGTTACTAAAAAAGCTGTGCTTGAAAATCAAACAGACACTAGCAACATGAAAATGTCTGTGATCACCCACTCTGTGCCCTCTGACGACAAGTCTGTGAAAGATTCAACCACTCAAGATATTGAGGCATATGATGAGAGCTGCTTAAGTTCTGGGCCTCAGCTGTGTTCTAGTCAGCTTGAATTGGAGGACAGTTACAGAGACATAGGTATACCTAATATCTGTGTTCAGAAAGCCCCATATATTTCCACTGAGAAGAAACAGACGAAAGAATTATGCAAAGAAGTCCCCAGCCTAGGGATGTCTAGAGGTGAAATACAGGAAGACCAAACATCAAGAATAGGACACTGGCAATTGAATCCTGTTGGTGACCACAGCCACAGTTCTGacctttcagatattttggaagaggaagaagaggacctGGATTTAGACATGCAGGAAGAGAATAGAATAAAGGTGGTTGATAACAATTCCAGGCTACTGGAGCTTCCAGAGTTTCCCATGCAGTGGGCtcaaaacagaaaaatgagaaaGACTTTAAGAATAGACCAAGCAGGGACATCTTTATTTTCCAAAGCAGGCCCTCTGAGAAGCTTCATCGCAGAGGAaatagatgatgatgatgcagTAAGGATATTTGTGGCCCTTTTTGACTACGATCCCATGTCTATGTCACCTAATCTTGatgcagctgaagaagagctcccaTTTAAAAAGGGGCAGATTCTAAAGGTGGTTGGTGATAAAGATGCGGATGGCTTTTACAGAGGTGAATATGCAGGAAGGGCAGGGTATATTCCCTATAATATGGTGTCTGAAGTGCAGCTGGAGAGTAGTGAAATGAAACAGCATCTGTTAAAACAAGGTTCCATTACTGATGAAAAATCTGCGATCAACTTAGTGGAGGTGGATACAAAGAATAACAAGTCTCACCCGGAACATAGCTGGCAGGATAGCAAGGCTGAACAGCTTACTTCTAAGACAGTGGTGGCTGCCTTTGACTACAACCCAAGGGAGAACTCATTACATGTAGATGTGGAAAGTGA is a window from the Gopherus evgoodei ecotype Sinaloan lineage chromosome 13, rGopEvg1_v1.p, whole genome shotgun sequence genome containing:
- the RIMBP3C gene encoding RIMS-binding protein 3C, producing MTRDSPGGGPPPGGRLSPRKAPAPPAGSQAQHDEHKRELEALRAELDGERLRSQESRRRFAAEARELREAAERDRQLLADQLRSKWEQQRARELHQLRELSLREREAEIRQLIRWKDAELRQAQELLQRERDAAVRQARDLQRQLAEELVSRGYSSTRGCPAGLSSEGRGKLQEVLGKLRWETDGDQAARIRHLRAELELERSLFLKYILERFEGEQQPAGSPHRARHGPLPRLSRGLLEGPRPRSLESLIAAASPDGGAARSRSLDSSLAKPESSQPGHQAPLEGSPPQSPCPGQQPAQKALEEDAHPQEGAAKELPLKPTSKEWPLECLDSPPEGKMGSWGSAGEGGTQAVGQQQEWLSGSSYSQLVKQNTDLLSALEDLEQRCTALKEENGLLRRNSFPEMQEKVKRLKRKNADLAIIAKRLEERARKLQESNLKVVNAPMPVSLKGSSVELCKKAFARQRAKDLSEQASILLAKDKQIEALQRECWELHAKLATGKEGSCWLNLSDFDRLLRESQKEVLRLQRQITLKNLKESLQSSKMGPDSSSPAATMCLIQETLAPNIDASLDGSSLPKHTPPGSITLAKDIKSVVLPLGNVSEEHENIPLKTDPDSKNQIQHLEVELSKKFKQCENLEQEMEKKQKKCEELEMQLQELLTENARMAEENTQLSGKTKWTEKVESENAALKVKLMGVTEEWNSAVQLTKGLQTKVEDLEHVLKDMKEMAERRQQLEVDHEETLLVLQKKEEEVKYLQQAQVEAKREHEEVVQLLEAQVRELENQYHSQTEHFNLLSQELEQLQIKNSDLLSSDLPHATCCSSEDCHALQCSKTINDVDFVSTPAAFKKQSKKPEFQSNSSKSESTQYSPKSCPTPEGDSGSEMDELETDKFSLILEPERQGPAKLQVFLARYSYDPFDGPNKNPEAELPLTAGEYIYIYGEMDEDGFFEGELMDGRRGLVPSNLIEEVSDDDLITFVPPKTSDLSHTSDHEMSFLSRSASSGEKSDCHDEEISVNLLPNRLEGDMEMPDHTAVPYPRNLTLIKLFARSVVIGWESPLMPAGWGDVQSYNIYVDTELCQNVRSGCQTQAAIENLDLKIKAYRISVQSVTEKGNSDKMQCTFLVGQGFHLAPALLKLRSITATSAEVTWLPSSSNYTHAVYLNEKECDVTKAGIYWYTFHNLQPNTQYNAKVETQPQKMVWDLPQEKWEQKSAMIKFITPSAGPPDAPLDVQVQPDPSAGILVISWLPVTIDAAGSSNGVRVTGYAVYVNGQRVTEVTSPTAGSAIVELSQLEMLQGSQKVSVRTVSSNGESVDSVPALIPSAMLNVPSCCSSSKSTSTSLTSELPHGEFIDSQHVKIPLMHCTSSPSSEMFMASQDNKFTIHFTSNCGDSVASLPASIPRHQLFSSQSSSLIHELAMCNIGDNIARDKDDKCLKSYQQTAVSVQPSGLVFPTRWTEESVNSRMSALKELTEDSQRKRIKKLFVTKKAVLENQTDTSNMKMSVITHSVPSDDKSVKDSTTQDIEAYDESCLSSGPQLCSSQLELEDSYRDIGIPNICVQKAPYISTEKKQTKELCKEVPSLGMSRGEIQEDQTSRIGHWQLNPVGDHSHSSDLSDILEEEEEDLDLDMQEENRIKVVDNNSRLLELPEFPMQWAQNRKMRKTLRIDQAGTSLFSKAGPLRSFIAEEIDDDDAVRIFVALFDYDPMSMSPNLDAAEEELPFKKGQILKVVGDKDADGFYRGEYAGRAGYIPYNMVSEVQLESSEMKQHLLKQGSITDEKSAINLVEVDTKNNKSHPEHSWQDSKAEQLTSKTVVAAFDYNPRENSLHVDVESELTFNAGDIITVFGSVDDDGFYYGELNGQRGLIPSDFVKAISRDEE